The following proteins come from a genomic window of Brevibacillus antibioticus:
- a CDS encoding polysaccharide deacetylase family protein — protein sequence MHKCIRYALLLACLLGYGTLPAFAQQTLPSYEPIHRIDTVKKVVALTFDDGPDAIYTPKILEVLHQYNVRATFFVLGSQVDKHPKVLQWIYKAGHEIGNHGYHHFDLNKLTEHEVYEDIKHAERSILKTTGILAQYYRPPYGILTHDVMNAVQTSGYDIIHWSIDPRDWSLARTANVIAKSVKSNVSSGDIILFHDGGLNQRQTVAALRELITDLRSQGYRFVTVSQLLDAAK from the coding sequence ATGCACAAATGCATACGGTACGCCTTGCTACTCGCCTGCCTTCTTGGCTACGGCACCCTACCTGCTTTTGCCCAGCAAACACTGCCTTCGTATGAGCCGATCCACAGAATCGACACAGTGAAAAAGGTCGTCGCCCTCACTTTTGATGATGGGCCAGATGCTATTTACACGCCCAAAATTCTTGAGGTGCTTCATCAGTACAATGTTCGCGCTACGTTTTTTGTCCTTGGCTCCCAAGTGGACAAGCATCCAAAAGTTTTGCAGTGGATTTACAAGGCTGGGCATGAAATCGGCAACCACGGCTACCACCATTTTGATCTGAACAAGCTGACCGAGCATGAAGTGTACGAAGACATCAAGCATGCAGAGCGCTCCATTTTGAAGACGACTGGCATTTTGGCGCAGTACTACCGTCCACCCTACGGTATCCTGACACATGACGTCATGAATGCGGTTCAAACCAGTGGCTACGACATCATTCACTGGTCGATTGATCCTCGTGATTGGTCTTTGGCACGCACAGCTAACGTCATTGCCAAAAGCGTCAAGAGTAATGTCTCCTCCGGGGATATCATCCTGTTTCATGATGGGGGCTTAAACCAACGGCAAACAGTCGCTGCACTGCGGGAGCTCATCACGGATTTGCGTTCGCAAGGTTATCGGTTTGTCACGGTCAGCCAATTGTTGGATGCAGCAAAATAA
- a CDS encoding DUF2797 domain-containing protein, with translation MELRGMLQGLTHEYHGGDKPVDYYLNIGGYRLPLNEWLGSELTISFLGEKNCIACGRKTNKTFNSGYCYPCFTKLPENDLCIVKPHECHFDLGTCRDESFGEKYCMIPHFVYLAVSSDIKVGLTRKHNELRRWVDQGAIRAIPIAELPTRRMAGELEFHLSQFLPDKTNWRKMLKGDVKEIDLLAMRDEVYGHFPEQFKAFQYREDEWVDIAYPILESLDKINSKTLDKEEQLGGRLIGVKAQYLIFENGVFQTRKHAGYQVEIKAKPSA, from the coding sequence GTGGAACTCCGCGGTATGTTGCAAGGACTAACACACGAGTACCATGGAGGGGACAAGCCGGTAGACTACTATTTGAATATCGGCGGGTATCGCCTTCCGCTTAATGAATGGCTGGGCAGTGAATTGACGATTTCGTTTTTAGGCGAAAAAAATTGTATTGCCTGCGGCCGGAAAACAAATAAGACGTTTAACAGCGGGTATTGCTATCCCTGTTTTACCAAACTGCCGGAAAATGACTTGTGCATCGTCAAGCCGCATGAATGTCATTTTGACTTGGGGACCTGCCGGGACGAGAGCTTTGGCGAGAAATATTGCATGATCCCTCATTTTGTCTACCTGGCAGTGTCGAGTGATATAAAGGTAGGATTGACTCGCAAGCATAATGAATTGAGACGCTGGGTGGATCAAGGCGCGATTCGAGCGATTCCGATAGCAGAGCTTCCCACTCGTCGGATGGCTGGGGAGCTTGAATTCCACTTGAGTCAGTTTTTGCCGGACAAGACCAACTGGCGCAAAATGCTCAAGGGAGATGTGAAGGAAATCGACTTGCTCGCCATGCGCGATGAAGTGTACGGTCATTTTCCTGAACAGTTTAAAGCATTCCAATATCGCGAGGACGAATGGGTAGATATTGCCTATCCGATCTTGGAGTCACTGGATAAAATTAATTCCAAGACGCTCGATAAAGAAGAACAACTCGGCGGGCGATTGATCGGTGTGAAAGCACAGTATTTGATTTTTGAAAATGGTGTATTCCAGACGAGAAAGCACGCTGGCTACCAAGTCGAGATCAAAGCAAAACCGTCTGCATAA
- a CDS encoding arsenate reductase family protein yields MTMKAYLYNKCDTCRKAKKWLTDQNIGFEEIPIVDAPPSKEELHQIWQTSGLDLRKFFNVSGVHYRELGLKDKLPTMSEDEMLELLASNGKLIKRPLLANDRTVTLGFKEEELEKAWGGKA; encoded by the coding sequence ATGACGATGAAAGCCTACCTATACAACAAATGTGATACATGCCGCAAAGCGAAAAAATGGCTTACCGATCAAAATATTGGCTTCGAAGAAATTCCGATTGTAGATGCACCGCCGTCTAAAGAAGAGCTACACCAAATTTGGCAGACAAGCGGCCTCGATTTGCGCAAGTTTTTCAATGTGAGTGGTGTCCATTACCGCGAGCTGGGCTTGAAGGACAAGCTTCCTACGATGTCAGAGGATGAAATGCTTGAGCTGTTGGCTTCTAATGGCAAGCTGATCAAACGGCCTCTACTCGCAAACGATCGTACCGTAACCCTTGGTTTCAAAGAAGAAGAACTCGAGAAGGCTTGGGGAGGGAAGGCATGA
- a CDS encoding aminotransferase class I/II-fold pyridoxal phosphate-dependent enzyme, giving the protein MMRQPSKRLNHLSADIFSEMEARKREVAKTRTVYDLSIGSPDQQPDEKLLQTLIHAIWQPTSFRYPLSEGTAAFREEVARWYQYRFGVELAPDGEVHSLMGSQDGLAHFALAWTDPGDIVLVPDPGYPIYEGSVHLAGAVPYRMPLRAENEFLPKLTDIPEEIAARATFIILNYPNNPVSAVATLAFFEEVVAFAKRFDIIVVHDLAYSEMVFDGYQAPSFLQVPGAKEVGIEFNSFSKSFNMAGCRIAYVVGNADIIKPLAIVKSNIDYGVFLPVQQMAIEALRKDRESGGENTVAPVYQERRDVLLGALAKAGWSIPSPKATMFVWAAVPNGWTSREFAFALLEKAGVVVVPGSAFGEEGEGYVRIALVQPPEILLEAVAAIDQSGILRMKTSV; this is encoded by the coding sequence ATGATGCGCCAACCTTCCAAAAGACTGAATCATCTCTCCGCCGATATTTTTTCAGAGATGGAGGCTCGCAAAAGGGAAGTTGCCAAAACAAGAACGGTATACGACTTGAGCATTGGCAGTCCTGATCAGCAGCCTGACGAGAAGCTTCTGCAAACGCTAATCCATGCTATCTGGCAACCAACCTCTTTTCGCTATCCGTTGAGCGAGGGGACGGCGGCCTTCCGAGAAGAGGTCGCCCGCTGGTATCAATATCGTTTTGGGGTGGAGCTGGCGCCGGATGGGGAGGTTCATTCCTTGATGGGGTCACAGGATGGTTTGGCTCACTTTGCTTTGGCATGGACCGATCCAGGAGATATCGTTCTCGTACCTGATCCTGGGTATCCGATCTACGAAGGCAGTGTTCATTTGGCGGGAGCGGTACCTTACCGGATGCCTCTGCGGGCAGAAAATGAATTTTTGCCAAAGCTGACAGACATTCCAGAGGAGATTGCGGCTCGTGCAACGTTTATAATTCTGAACTATCCGAATAATCCAGTTTCCGCTGTCGCTACCCTCGCCTTTTTTGAAGAGGTGGTGGCTTTTGCCAAGCGCTTTGACATTATCGTGGTTCATGATTTGGCTTATTCGGAGATGGTGTTTGACGGCTACCAGGCGCCGAGCTTTTTGCAAGTGCCGGGAGCGAAGGAAGTGGGAATTGAATTTAATTCGTTTTCCAAGAGCTTCAACATGGCGGGTTGCCGGATCGCTTACGTTGTAGGGAATGCAGACATCATCAAGCCGCTTGCGATTGTAAAATCCAATATCGATTACGGCGTCTTTTTGCCTGTACAGCAAATGGCCATTGAGGCTTTGCGAAAGGATCGGGAATCGGGTGGGGAAAACACAGTCGCGCCCGTATACCAGGAACGGCGTGATGTGCTACTGGGCGCATTGGCAAAAGCAGGATGGAGCATTCCATCTCCCAAGGCGACCATGTTCGTCTGGGCAGCTGTACCAAACGGCTGGACGTCACGAGAGTTTGCCTTCGCGTTACTGGAGAAAGCCGGAGTCGTGGTCGTTCCGGGAAGTGCCTTCGGCGAAGAAGGAGAAGGGTATGTACGAATTGCTCTCGTCCAACCTCCTGAGATCCTGTTAGAGGCCGTGGCTGCCATTGATCAATCCGGAATTCTTCGCATGAAAACAAGTGTGTAG
- a CDS encoding redoxin domain-containing protein: MRLREEMPDFPGITEWINGQVTKADLAGSPVLVHIWSVSCYMCMESMPSINEWRDQYAANGLKVIGIHTTHWEKDTDIELIKKAIAEQHLTHPIAIDNDRKTADAFQNEYVPAFYLFDEALQLRHFQAGEKGLQLVKKRLFRILGIEEES; the protein is encoded by the coding sequence ATGCGTTTGCGCGAAGAAATGCCTGACTTTCCCGGGATTACGGAGTGGATCAATGGACAAGTAACCAAAGCTGATTTGGCTGGAAGTCCTGTTTTGGTGCATATCTGGTCCGTCAGTTGTTACATGTGCATGGAATCGATGCCAAGCATAAATGAATGGCGAGACCAATACGCTGCAAACGGTTTGAAGGTCATTGGCATTCATACGACTCATTGGGAAAAAGATACAGATATCGAGCTGATAAAGAAGGCGATTGCAGAACAACATTTGACACACCCTATTGCAATCGATAATGATAGAAAGACAGCCGATGCATTCCAGAATGAATACGTCCCCGCTTTTTATTTGTTTGACGAGGCTCTTCAGTTACGTCACTTTCAGGCAGGAGAGAAGGGTCTCCAACTGGTAAAAAAACGCTTGTTCAGAATTTTGGGGATCGAAGAGGAATCCTAG
- the gcvH gene encoding glycine cleavage system protein GcvH, protein MEFPKNLRYSEEHEWVRVEGNKAYIGITSFAQAELGDIVFVELPEVGATIQQDEPFGSVESVKTVSELYAPVTGKVVEVNGELEDAPELVNSSPYEQAWMIVVELSDAAGLDKLMDADKYEAMVKE, encoded by the coding sequence ATGGAATTCCCGAAAAATCTACGTTACAGTGAAGAGCATGAGTGGGTGCGAGTAGAAGGAAACAAGGCGTACATCGGAATCACTTCTTTTGCTCAAGCAGAGCTGGGTGACATCGTGTTTGTCGAGTTGCCTGAGGTAGGCGCGACAATCCAACAGGATGAGCCGTTTGGCAGCGTGGAATCGGTAAAAACCGTTTCTGAACTGTACGCTCCTGTAACTGGTAAAGTAGTAGAAGTAAATGGCGAACTGGAAGACGCACCTGAACTGGTGAACTCCTCGCCATACGAGCAAGCATGGATGATCGTCGTCGAATTGTCTGATGCAGCCGGGCTGGACAAGCTGATGGATGCAGACAAATACGAAGCGATGGTAAAAGAATAG
- a CDS encoding methyl-accepting chemotaxis protein, whose translation MLRFKSLRARTLTITLPVIILTLLLVVGIGFWFSVDQLNREIEDKMNYQLDMVGSNVEKQLEAHSKVTLSMARFIEMAPITNSLPQLNSLLSKTVLINDTTVGMGIFMEPYAFDPNKKLVATYGAKNDGKVNITDEYSSDSYNYPNHDWYKVGISTKKETDYSEPYFDAISKVSMVTVVAPFYTPDKKLLGVATDDITLSNVEKLVSSTKVGETGWAFLVDQKGRYLAHPQADKLMNHSVQSDDNASLAGIGPSLLEEKSGMKTFTDENGINRVYFQELGNTNWTIALVMPEKEIADPLYDLFFELCTVSLIGLLIMIAVIYSFSKYLTKQIERANQLSQALSNGDFTASMDIKTVDEIGVMANRFNSMTATLRETLGQVSFNAQQVAATSEQLMASAEQTSKATEQIAQSVQEIAYGTEQQVDATVQGYEVINEIAVHIEAMEKGIEDVNLSTQEANHQATDGNQMAAKTVEHMDVIHSQMAKTSAIVNTLGQRSQEIGEMISLITTIANQTNLLALNAAIEAARAGEQGRGFAVVADEVRKLAEQSSSAAEQVSHIVTVIQQDTGSAIAAMNHGASILEEGMTLVRSTGNAFEQITGSTSGLLVRMNEVTSEMSKISQQMQTIVSAITHITQITEQSAGNSQTVAAAAEEQTASMEEISSAATMLAKMAEELNDAVRTFKLE comes from the coding sequence ATGCTTCGTTTCAAAAGTCTTCGTGCTCGAACCCTGACCATTACTCTGCCTGTCATTATTTTGACTCTTTTGCTCGTCGTGGGCATCGGTTTCTGGTTCTCTGTCGACCAACTGAATCGGGAAATTGAAGACAAAATGAATTATCAACTCGATATGGTCGGCAGCAATGTGGAAAAGCAACTGGAAGCCCACAGCAAGGTAACCCTGAGTATGGCTCGCTTTATTGAAATGGCTCCTATTACAAATTCGCTTCCGCAGTTAAATTCCCTGCTGTCCAAAACCGTTCTCATTAATGATACGACGGTTGGAATGGGAATTTTCATGGAACCTTACGCTTTTGACCCGAACAAAAAACTCGTTGCTACTTACGGGGCTAAGAACGACGGCAAGGTTAACATTACAGATGAGTACAGCAGTGATTCCTATAACTATCCCAACCATGACTGGTACAAGGTAGGTATTTCAACCAAGAAGGAAACCGATTATTCCGAGCCGTACTTTGACGCAATTTCCAAGGTGTCGATGGTGACGGTAGTCGCTCCTTTTTACACTCCGGATAAAAAGCTCCTGGGTGTAGCCACAGACGATATCACACTCTCTAACGTGGAAAAGCTCGTCTCCAGTACAAAAGTAGGCGAAACAGGCTGGGCCTTTTTGGTGGATCAAAAAGGGAGATACCTCGCTCATCCACAAGCAGACAAGCTGATGAATCATTCCGTTCAATCTGACGATAATGCATCCTTGGCAGGAATAGGTCCTTCTCTTTTAGAAGAGAAGTCAGGGATGAAGACATTTACCGATGAAAACGGCATCAATCGCGTTTATTTTCAAGAGCTCGGTAATACAAACTGGACAATCGCTCTCGTAATGCCAGAAAAAGAAATTGCCGATCCACTCTATGACTTGTTCTTTGAGCTTTGTACAGTGAGCCTGATCGGGCTGTTGATCATGATTGCTGTCATCTATTCCTTCAGCAAATACTTAACCAAACAAATCGAGCGTGCCAACCAGCTGTCGCAAGCCCTCTCCAATGGCGATTTTACCGCTTCTATGGATATTAAGACAGTAGATGAGATCGGGGTTATGGCAAATCGATTCAACTCCATGACGGCAACCTTACGCGAAACACTGGGTCAAGTCAGCTTCAACGCTCAACAGGTTGCTGCTACGTCTGAGCAATTGATGGCAAGTGCGGAACAGACGAGCAAAGCAACAGAGCAGATTGCTCAATCCGTTCAAGAAATTGCCTACGGTACTGAGCAGCAAGTGGACGCGACTGTTCAAGGCTATGAGGTCATCAACGAGATTGCGGTACACATCGAAGCGATGGAAAAAGGCATTGAGGATGTAAATCTCTCCACACAAGAAGCGAATCACCAAGCCACAGATGGCAATCAGATGGCAGCAAAAACAGTCGAGCACATGGATGTGATCCATAGCCAGATGGCCAAGACATCTGCCATTGTCAATACGCTAGGCCAACGCTCCCAAGAGATTGGAGAAATGATCTCACTCATCACGACGATCGCCAATCAAACCAACCTGCTTGCTCTGAACGCCGCTATCGAAGCAGCTCGCGCCGGAGAACAGGGACGCGGCTTTGCGGTCGTAGCCGACGAAGTACGCAAGCTGGCCGAACAGTCCAGTTCTGCCGCCGAGCAGGTCAGTCACATCGTCACCGTGATTCAGCAGGACACAGGCTCAGCAATTGCGGCAATGAATCATGGTGCTTCTATTTTGGAAGAAGGCATGACTCTCGTTCGCTCAACAGGAAATGCATTTGAGCAAATTACCGGCTCCACGTCGGGGTTGCTCGTTCGTATGAATGAAGTGACAAGCGAAATGAGCAAAATCAGTCAGCAAATGCAAACGATTGTATCCGCCATTACACATATTACACAAATCACGGAGCAATCAGCCGGCAACTCTCAAACGGTTGCAGCAGCGGCGGAAGAGCAAACCGCCTCTATGGAGGAAATCTCTTCGGCTGCAACGATGCTAGCGAAAATGGCAGAAGAGCTAAATGATGCCGTACGAACATTCAAGCTGGAGTAG